One part of the Eucalyptus grandis isolate ANBG69807.140 chromosome 10, ASM1654582v1, whole genome shotgun sequence genome encodes these proteins:
- the LOC104421545 gene encoding transcription factor bHLH130 isoform X2 produces the protein MESDLQQQRDGRSSNYQPQQQPNNNNSGLSRFRSAPSSYFKNLLDSCEEFLNRPSSPESERIFARLMSSSPASGGGGGGGGGNVFGPPMKTEAEVLQPERSSFSSAASSQNFYQGSSQLQNQSMDYKVVGSMGMDRSASLKTGNSNSSNLIRQSSSPAGLFSNTNIDAGYSASRSIEDFVGSGAAGESSFSPASRFSNRMNFSSGPPPSSSGKMSPITELGKKSMDINSPEGGDFSEGHGNDYITGFPIGSWDDPVGLSDNFNRGDEDEKGFLGLNASETEEGKGRVPGLLAHHLSLPSKSSADVDKFLQLQDSVPCKVRAKRGFATHPRSIAERVRRTKISERIRRLQDLVPNMDKQTNTADMLDLAVDYIKELQGQVKTLSDDRAKCTCPSKQQL, from the exons ATGGAATCAGATCTGCAGCAGCAGCGCGACGGTCGCTCCTCCAATTACCAACCCCAGCAACAACCGAACAACAACAACTCGGGCTTGTCCCGATTCCGATCCGCCCCGAGTTCATACTTCAAGAACTTACTGGACAGCTGCGAGGAGTTCCTCAACCGGCCTTCGAGCCCCGAGTCGGAGCGAATTTTCGCGCGCCTCATGTCCTCCTCCCCCGCctctggcggcggcggcggaggagggggaggaaacGTTTTCGGGCCACCGATGAAGACCGAGGCAGAGGTCCTTCAGCCAGAGCGGAGCAGCTTCTCCTCTGCTGCTTCCTCGCAAAACTTCTATCAGGGCTCGTCTCAGCTGCAAAACCAGAGCATGGACTACAAGGTAGTGGGCTCGATGGGCATGGATCGATCGGCGTCCCTGAAAACGGGGAACAGCAACTCCTCGAATCTCATCAGGCAAAGCAGTTCGCCCGCCGGATTGTTCTCCAACACAAACATCGATG CAGGATATTCTGCCTCGAGAAGCATCGAGGATTTCGTCGGCAGCGGCGCTGCAGGAGAGTCGTCCTTCTCTCCGGCGAGCAGGTTCAGCAACCGCATGAACTTCTCATCCGGGCCACCTCCTTCCTCGTCCGGAAAGATGAGCCCGATTACTGAACTGGGAAAGAAGAGCATGGATATCAATAGCCCGGAAGGGGGCGATTTCAGTGAAGGCCATGGCAACGACTACATCACAGGTTTCCCTATCGGCTCGTGGGACGACCCAGTTGGTCTTTCGGACAATTTCAACCGCGGAGATGAGGAtgaaaagggatttttgggTTTGAACGCATCGGAAACTGAG GAGGGGAAAGGTAGAGTTCCTGGTCTTTTAGCTCACCACTTGAGCTTGCCGTCGAAAAGTTCCGCAGACGTGGACAAGTTTTTGCAGCTCCAAGATTCTGTACCGTGTAAAGTCCGCGCCAAGAGGGGTTTCGCGACTCATCCCCGCAGTATTGCAGAGAGG GTGAGAAGAACCAAAATCAGCGAAAGAATAAGGAGACTACAGGATCTTGTTCCCAACATGGACAAG CAAACGAACACAGCGGACATGTTGGACCTGGCCGTTGATTACATCAAGGAGCTTCAAGGACAGGTTAAG acgCTCTCGGACGATCGCGCAAAGTGCACTTGTCCAAGCAAGCAACAGCTATGA
- the LOC104421545 gene encoding transcription factor bHLH130 isoform X3 yields MESDLQQQRDGRSSNYQPQQQPNNNNSGLSRFRSAPSSYFKNLLDSCEEFLNRPSSPESERIFARLMSSSPASGGGGGGGGGNVFGPPMKTEAEVLQPERSSFSSAASSQNFYQGSSQLQNQSMDYKVVGSMGMDRSASLKTGNSNSSNLIRQSSSPAGLFSNTNIDGYSASRSIEDFVGSGAAGESSFSPASRFSNRMNFSSGPPPSSSGKMSPITELGKKSMDINSPEGGDFSEGHGNDYITGFPIGSWDDPVGLSDNFNRGDEDEKGFLGLNASETEEGKGRVPGLLAHHLSLPSKSSADVDKFLQLQDSVPCKVRAKRGFATHPRSIAERVRRTKISERIRRLQDLVPNMDKQTNTADMLDLAVDYIKELQGQVKTLSDDRAKCTCPSKQQL; encoded by the exons ATGGAATCAGATCTGCAGCAGCAGCGCGACGGTCGCTCCTCCAATTACCAACCCCAGCAACAACCGAACAACAACAACTCGGGCTTGTCCCGATTCCGATCCGCCCCGAGTTCATACTTCAAGAACTTACTGGACAGCTGCGAGGAGTTCCTCAACCGGCCTTCGAGCCCCGAGTCGGAGCGAATTTTCGCGCGCCTCATGTCCTCCTCCCCCGCctctggcggcggcggcggaggagggggaggaaacGTTTTCGGGCCACCGATGAAGACCGAGGCAGAGGTCCTTCAGCCAGAGCGGAGCAGCTTCTCCTCTGCTGCTTCCTCGCAAAACTTCTATCAGGGCTCGTCTCAGCTGCAAAACCAGAGCATGGACTACAAGGTAGTGGGCTCGATGGGCATGGATCGATCGGCGTCCCTGAAAACGGGGAACAGCAACTCCTCGAATCTCATCAGGCAAAGCAGTTCGCCCGCCGGATTGTTCTCCAACACAAACATCGATG GATATTCTGCCTCGAGAAGCATCGAGGATTTCGTCGGCAGCGGCGCTGCAGGAGAGTCGTCCTTCTCTCCGGCGAGCAGGTTCAGCAACCGCATGAACTTCTCATCCGGGCCACCTCCTTCCTCGTCCGGAAAGATGAGCCCGATTACTGAACTGGGAAAGAAGAGCATGGATATCAATAGCCCGGAAGGGGGCGATTTCAGTGAAGGCCATGGCAACGACTACATCACAGGTTTCCCTATCGGCTCGTGGGACGACCCAGTTGGTCTTTCGGACAATTTCAACCGCGGAGATGAGGAtgaaaagggatttttgggTTTGAACGCATCGGAAACTGAG GAGGGGAAAGGTAGAGTTCCTGGTCTTTTAGCTCACCACTTGAGCTTGCCGTCGAAAAGTTCCGCAGACGTGGACAAGTTTTTGCAGCTCCAAGATTCTGTACCGTGTAAAGTCCGCGCCAAGAGGGGTTTCGCGACTCATCCCCGCAGTATTGCAGAGAGG GTGAGAAGAACCAAAATCAGCGAAAGAATAAGGAGACTACAGGATCTTGTTCCCAACATGGACAAG CAAACGAACACAGCGGACATGTTGGACCTGGCCGTTGATTACATCAAGGAGCTTCAAGGACAGGTTAAG acgCTCTCGGACGATCGCGCAAAGTGCACTTGTCCAAGCAAGCAACAGCTATGA
- the LOC104421545 gene encoding transcription factor bHLH130 isoform X1 yields the protein MESDLQQQRDGRSSNYQPQQQPNNNNSGLSRFRSAPSSYFKNLLDSCEEFLNRPSSPESERIFARLMSSSPASGGGGGGGGGNVFGPPMKTEAEVLQPERSSFSSAASSQNFYQGSSQLQNQSMDYKVVGSMGMDRSASLKTGNSNSSNLIRQSSSPAGLFSNTNIDDNKPMQIAGYSASRSIEDFVGSGAAGESSFSPASRFSNRMNFSSGPPPSSSGKMSPITELGKKSMDINSPEGGDFSEGHGNDYITGFPIGSWDDPVGLSDNFNRGDEDEKGFLGLNASETEEGKGRVPGLLAHHLSLPSKSSADVDKFLQLQDSVPCKVRAKRGFATHPRSIAERVRRTKISERIRRLQDLVPNMDKQTNTADMLDLAVDYIKELQGQVKTLSDDRAKCTCPSKQQL from the exons ATGGAATCAGATCTGCAGCAGCAGCGCGACGGTCGCTCCTCCAATTACCAACCCCAGCAACAACCGAACAACAACAACTCGGGCTTGTCCCGATTCCGATCCGCCCCGAGTTCATACTTCAAGAACTTACTGGACAGCTGCGAGGAGTTCCTCAACCGGCCTTCGAGCCCCGAGTCGGAGCGAATTTTCGCGCGCCTCATGTCCTCCTCCCCCGCctctggcggcggcggcggaggagggggaggaaacGTTTTCGGGCCACCGATGAAGACCGAGGCAGAGGTCCTTCAGCCAGAGCGGAGCAGCTTCTCCTCTGCTGCTTCCTCGCAAAACTTCTATCAGGGCTCGTCTCAGCTGCAAAACCAGAGCATGGACTACAAGGTAGTGGGCTCGATGGGCATGGATCGATCGGCGTCCCTGAAAACGGGGAACAGCAACTCCTCGAATCTCATCAGGCAAAGCAGTTCGCCCGCCGGATTGTTCTCCAACACAAACATCGATG ATAACAAACCGATGCAAATAGCAGGATATTCTGCCTCGAGAAGCATCGAGGATTTCGTCGGCAGCGGCGCTGCAGGAGAGTCGTCCTTCTCTCCGGCGAGCAGGTTCAGCAACCGCATGAACTTCTCATCCGGGCCACCTCCTTCCTCGTCCGGAAAGATGAGCCCGATTACTGAACTGGGAAAGAAGAGCATGGATATCAATAGCCCGGAAGGGGGCGATTTCAGTGAAGGCCATGGCAACGACTACATCACAGGTTTCCCTATCGGCTCGTGGGACGACCCAGTTGGTCTTTCGGACAATTTCAACCGCGGAGATGAGGAtgaaaagggatttttgggTTTGAACGCATCGGAAACTGAG GAGGGGAAAGGTAGAGTTCCTGGTCTTTTAGCTCACCACTTGAGCTTGCCGTCGAAAAGTTCCGCAGACGTGGACAAGTTTTTGCAGCTCCAAGATTCTGTACCGTGTAAAGTCCGCGCCAAGAGGGGTTTCGCGACTCATCCCCGCAGTATTGCAGAGAGG GTGAGAAGAACCAAAATCAGCGAAAGAATAAGGAGACTACAGGATCTTGTTCCCAACATGGACAAG CAAACGAACACAGCGGACATGTTGGACCTGGCCGTTGATTACATCAAGGAGCTTCAAGGACAGGTTAAG acgCTCTCGGACGATCGCGCAAAGTGCACTTGTCCAAGCAAGCAACAGCTATGA